A portion of the Rhodopseudomonas sp. BAL398 genome contains these proteins:
- a CDS encoding haloacid dehalogenase type II: protein MTAKPEAPTVKALLFDIFGTVVDWRSSLIADFTQWGPTRGISADWAGLVDAWRQAYVPSMDEVRKHPERGFAILDTLHRQSLERLVAQFEIKGLNDDDLHYMTMGWRRLKPWPDAVAGLTRLKTKYIISPLSNGNVALLTNMAKNVGLPWDLVLGGDISGHYKPDPETYLGAARLLGLAPGEVMMVAAHNNDLAAAQALGLKTAFVPRVTEYGPLQSKDFKPEGDWDIVADGFGDLAQQMKC, encoded by the coding sequence ATGACCGCGAAGCCCGAAGCCCCGACCGTCAAGGCGCTGCTGTTCGACATTTTCGGCACCGTGGTGGATTGGCGCTCGAGCCTGATCGCGGATTTCACCCAATGGGGCCCGACGCGCGGCATCAGCGCCGACTGGGCCGGTTTGGTCGATGCCTGGCGGCAGGCCTATGTGCCGTCGATGGACGAGGTTCGCAAACATCCCGAGCGCGGCTTCGCCATCCTCGACACGCTGCACCGGCAATCGCTGGAACGGCTGGTGGCGCAGTTCGAGATCAAGGGGCTGAACGACGACGATTTGCACTACATGACGATGGGCTGGCGCCGGCTGAAGCCGTGGCCCGACGCCGTCGCCGGGCTGACCCGGCTGAAGACCAAATACATCATCTCGCCGCTGTCGAACGGCAATGTGGCGCTGCTCACCAACATGGCCAAAAATGTCGGCCTGCCATGGGACCTGGTGCTCGGCGGCGACATTTCCGGCCACTACAAGCCGGACCCGGAAACCTATCTCGGCGCCGCCCGGCTGCTCGGCCTGGCGCCCGGCGAGGTGATGATGGTGGCCGCGCATAACAACGATCTCGCCGCCGCGCAGGCGCTCGGGCTGAAAACCGCCTTCGTGCCGCGCGTCACCGAATACGGCCCGCTGCAGAGCAAGGATTTCAAACCCGAAGGCGACTGGGATATCGTCGCGGATGGTTTTGGCGACCTGGCCCAGCAGATGAAGTGCTAG
- a CDS encoding homoserine dehydrogenase → MVAPLRVGIAGLGTVGAEVVRVIERQERALSARCGRPIRIVAVNARSKTKKRGLDLGGIAWAKSPMALATDPQIDCFVELIGGVDEPAGPAIEAALSSGKSVVTANKALIAKHGLRLASLAEQHGGALNYEAAVGAAIPVIKTLREGLAGTEIDRIYGILNGTCNYILTRMEQEGLSFAECLADAQRLGYAEANPSFDVDGHDTAQKLSILASLAFGTKVAQSAVSVEGISSIAPEDLTAAADLGYRVKLLGVAVRTATGIEQRVHPTMVPRASSIAQVMDVTNAVTIDGAGIPPITLVGAGAGAAATASAVVADIADVARGIRTMPFGRPVAKLKQIKKAPMERHEGGYYLRLMARDLPGTAGKIATRLAEQDISIESIMQRHPDGRAGGNGGARKAQPVPVILVTYATSEDAVRRALAAVQRDKVISGRPQLIRIEKN, encoded by the coding sequence TCAATGCCCGCTCCAAGACCAAGAAGCGCGGCCTCGATCTCGGCGGCATCGCCTGGGCCAAAAGCCCGATGGCGCTCGCCACCGATCCGCAGATCGACTGCTTTGTGGAATTGATCGGCGGCGTCGATGAGCCGGCGGGACCGGCGATCGAGGCGGCGCTGTCGTCGGGCAAATCGGTGGTGACCGCCAACAAGGCGCTGATCGCCAAGCACGGGCTGCGGCTCGCCAGCCTGGCCGAGCAGCATGGCGGTGCGCTCAATTACGAGGCCGCCGTCGGCGCCGCGATCCCGGTGATCAAGACGCTGCGCGAGGGCCTCGCCGGCACCGAGATCGACCGCATCTACGGCATTCTCAACGGCACCTGCAATTACATCCTGACCCGGATGGAGCAGGAGGGGCTGTCCTTCGCCGAATGCCTGGCCGACGCCCAGCGGCTCGGTTATGCCGAGGCCAATCCGTCCTTCGACGTCGACGGCCACGACACCGCGCAGAAATTGTCGATCCTGGCCAGCCTGGCGTTCGGCACCAAGGTCGCGCAAAGCGCGGTCTCGGTCGAGGGCATCTCCTCGATCGCGCCGGAAGACCTCACCGCCGCCGCCGATCTCGGCTACCGCGTCAAGCTGCTCGGCGTCGCGGTGCGCACCGCCACCGGGATCGAGCAGCGGGTGCATCCGACCATGGTGCCGCGCGCCTCCTCGATCGCCCAGGTGATGGACGTCACCAATGCGGTGACGATCGACGGCGCCGGGATTCCGCCGATCACGCTGGTCGGCGCCGGCGCGGGCGCCGCCGCCACCGCTTCCGCGGTGGTCGCCGATATCGCCGATGTCGCGCGCGGCATTCGGACGATGCCGTTTGGCCGTCCGGTGGCGAAGCTGAAACAGATCAAGAAGGCGCCGATGGAGCGCCATGAGGGCGGCTATTATCTGCGGCTGATGGCGCGCGATCTGCCCGGCACCGCCGGCAAGATCGCGACGCGGCTTGCCGAACAGGACATTTCCATCGAATCGATCATGCAGCGCCATCCCGACGGCCGGGCCGGCGGCAATGGCGGCGCGCGCAAGGCGCAGCCGGTGCCGGTGATTCTGGTCACCTACGCGACCAGCGAGGACGCGGTGCGACGCGCGCTGGCCGCGGTGCAGCGCGACAAGGTGATCAGCGGCCGTCCGCAACTGATCAGGATCGAGAAGAACTAG
- a CDS encoding GNAT family N-acetyltransferase, with protein MSPAILIRPLRADERAAWEPLWAGYLAFYKATIAPEVSDVTWARFHDPAEPMFVLGAYVDGKLTAIVHYIIHRSCWTISDYCYLQDLFVADSARGLGLGRALIEAVYDSAKAAGCGRVHWLTQPGNTTARQLYDRIADDSGFMQYRKIF; from the coding sequence ATGTCGCCCGCCATCCTGATCCGACCGCTGCGCGCCGACGAGCGCGCCGCGTGGGAGCCGTTATGGGCGGGCTATCTGGCGTTCTACAAGGCGACCATCGCGCCCGAGGTGAGTGACGTCACCTGGGCGCGATTTCACGATCCCGCCGAGCCGATGTTCGTGCTCGGCGCCTATGTGGACGGTAAGCTGACCGCCATCGTGCATTACATCATCCATCGCTCGTGCTGGACTATCTCCGACTATTGCTATCTGCAGGATCTGTTTGTCGCCGACAGCGCGCGCGGGCTCGGCCTCGGCCGCGCGCTGATCGAGGCGGTCTATGACAGCGCCAAGGCGGCCGGTTGCGGCCGGGTGCATTGGCTGACCCAGCCGGGCAACACCACGGCGCGACAACTGTACGACCGCATTGCCGACGATTCCGGCTTCATGCAGTATCGGAAGATCTTTTGA
- the glpX gene encoding class II fructose-bisphosphatase, with product MSTVISVPPQQLLERILTLEIVRVTERAAVSAARLRGHGNEKGADQAAVDAMRRELNKMPIEGTIVIGEGERDEAPMLFIGEKVGINAGPQVDIAVDPLEGTTLCAKDMPGSIATMAMADGGTLLHAPDVYMDKIAIGPGYDKHLVDLDAPPAENIARLAKAKGVPMTQITAMVLDRPRHAALIAAIRATGAALRLITDGDVAGVIHTADPDNTGIDIYLGTGGAPEGVLAAAALRCIGGQMYTRLILDSHEKRNRAESMGVTDPKFIYAVEDMVKGDCLFAATGVTDGSLLSGVKFRHGVIQTDTVVMRSVTGTVRYIKADHRQLEKFHLG from the coding sequence ATGTCGACAGTGATTTCCGTCCCGCCGCAGCAATTGCTGGAGCGCATTCTGACCCTTGAGATCGTGCGGGTCACCGAGCGCGCCGCGGTGTCGGCGGCGCGGCTGCGCGGCCATGGCAATGAAAAGGGCGCCGATCAGGCCGCCGTCGACGCGATGCGCCGCGAACTCAACAAGATGCCGATTGAAGGCACCATCGTGATCGGCGAGGGCGAGCGCGACGAGGCGCCGATGCTGTTCATCGGCGAGAAGGTCGGCATCAATGCCGGGCCGCAGGTCGATATTGCGGTCGATCCGCTCGAAGGCACCACGCTGTGCGCCAAGGACATGCCGGGCTCGATCGCCACCATGGCGATGGCCGATGGCGGCACGCTGCTGCACGCCCCCGACGTCTATATGGACAAGATCGCGATCGGGCCGGGCTATGACAAGCATCTGGTCGATCTCGACGCGCCGCCGGCTGAGAACATCGCCCGCCTGGCCAAGGCTAAGGGCGTGCCGATGACGCAGATCACCGCGATGGTGCTCGACCGTCCGCGCCACGCCGCATTGATCGCCGCGATCCGCGCCACCGGCGCCGCGCTGCGGCTGATCACCGACGGCGACGTCGCCGGCGTGATCCACACCGCCGATCCCGACAACACCGGCATCGACATCTATCTCGGCACCGGCGGCGCCCCCGAAGGCGTGCTGGCGGCGGCGGCGCTGCGCTGCATCGGCGGCCAGATGTATACCCGGCTGATCCTCGACAGCCACGAGAAGCGCAATCGCGCCGAATCGATGGGCGTCACCGATCCGAAATTCATCTACGCGGTCGAGGACATGGTGAAGGGCGACTGCCTGTTCGCCGCCACCGGCGTCACCGACGGCTCGCTGCTGTCCGGCGTCAAATTCCGCCATGGCGTGATCCAGACCGATACCGTGGTGATGCGCTCGGTCACCGGCACGGTGCGCTACATCAAGGCCGATCACCGCCAGCTCGAAAAATTCCACCTCGGTTGA